One genomic segment of Stegostoma tigrinum isolate sSteTig4 chromosome 21, sSteTig4.hap1, whole genome shotgun sequence includes these proteins:
- the LOC125462879 gene encoding translocator protein-like, translated as MVPAWAQVVGFATLPHLGGLFGWYLVRSQVSNWYEQLKKPSWRPPNKVISVAWATLYTGMGYASYLIWRDLGGFTDGARIPLGLYGTQLALNWAFTPIFFGTHRLNLALIEAFCLYGTVVGTMVSWYPINKTATLLMVPYLAWLTLATALTYCIWRDNPDKKKEN; from the exons ATGGTTCCGGCATGGGCTCAGGTTGTCGGATTTGCCACATTGCCCCATCTGGGCGGGTTATTTGGCTGGTATCTGGTTCGGTCACAAGTGTCGAATTGGTATGAACAACTGAAGAAACCATCATGGCGGCCACCCAATAAGGTGATCTCTGTAGCTTGGGCCACTTTATACACAGGAATGGG GTATGCCTCATATCTGATATGGAGAGATCTAGGAGGTTTCACAGATGGAGCACGCATTCCACTTGGTCTGTATGGCACTCAGTTGGCTTTGAATTGGGCATTTACTCCAATATTCTTTGGGACGCACAGGTTAAACCTG GCCTTAATTGAAGCGTTTTGTCTATATGGCACTGTGGTGGGAACAATGGTATCCTGGTATCCTATTAACAAGACAGCCACACTACTTATGGTGCCATATCTGGCTTGGCTCACCCTTGCCACGGCTCTTACCTATTGTATCTGGAGGGACAACCCTGATAAGAAGAAGGAGAATTAA